Part of the Orcinus orca chromosome 5, mOrcOrc1.1, whole genome shotgun sequence genome, ACATGGCCCTGGGGGCCTAAACATCTGTATGCAGCTCTCCTGGGGGTTTGCACCCTGACATTTGAGGCAGTGTGTGGCTGTCCCCCAGCCTCTACCACTCCTCAGTCTTCTGTATCTCATCTGctcctgatttattttcttcactgctCTCAGGGAAATCACCCTTCATACCAGTATTCAAAATTCCCTGGGACTCCTTTTCTTCACTCACTTCACCTCACTTTTGTGACCTGTCTGAATCTACTTTCCCACCTTTGGTCCTCCAGGTTGGCATGTATTGTTGGAAAAAAATTGGCCTGGTATACAGAGTTATAAAACTGAGAACCTGTGGCGTCAAACCTTTGTGAGCCTTTCCGTGGATTGGCAGTCAAGCTATTTCTCACTTGGTTTGCTTTCATACTCTCCACAGCAGCTGGTTGAAAAGTTTACTGTGCATTTTAAGCTGTATGTTACATAACTCTAGTCCTCCAGCACAGAATAGGTAAGCAATACAAAATTTATTGAATccatgaattaatgaattattgACTGAAAAGATGAATCTTTCATGGGGGAAACAAGgattggaatataaaaaaaattatatatatatatatatatatatatatatatatatatatatatatatatatggacctTGAGTTCTGTTGGACACCTAGATCCTCATGGTAAATATTCCTttctgattaatttaaaaaatattccaaaaaataaGGAATCCACCTAACCTCTAAATATGTTCATGAAGAATAACATAACAGAATAACAGAATAACAAATAAATCATGGCATACCATCCTAACATTTTGGTAAGTAGAGTCTCAACTTCAGTATTAAGTTGGTCTCACTGATAAAGCAAGATTAATCATGAAGTTATCAGTATCTATTTCACAAAATGGGATGGGGAAATATCACAGTataatttgatgaaattcaaatgaaaacgAGGCTTGGAGCTCGTTATTCATACCAGTTAACAAATACATGAGATAGAGGGTATCTAAGTACAATTGTCTACCAGAAATCTTATCAGCTATAACTTATTGTTTCAGCAAGTTTGAAGTACTTGTAATCACTTGGCTTAAGATGATTACTGAATAAAAAAACGAATTGTTACACAGCTGACTCGGAGGGATTTCAAATAGGGTAAGTTTACACTATAATTTGAGACAagctagaatttattttttggagGTGATTGTGAAAATAGTAAAGGACCTTTGGAGTTAGTGGCTGGCATTTTATGTCAGTGgaattcaaaataatataaaaggaaaacgAGGCACATGTAACCACATTTATTCACAAAATAACTCTATCCTTGGAAATGTGAACGATAGTAGGCTGCTTTGTGGAGATTCTGTCCAGCATTCTGTCTGACATCATTCTTTGAGTGGACCAAGGCCTCTCTGAATGCTCCCCCTCCCTCACGCCTCCCATCAGCTCCTTTATACATCACCCCAATCCTTGGCCACTGTTTATGGAGTCAGATGAGTACCTCTGCCTGCCCTGTGCGGAGCAAAGCAGCAGAGGCATCTAGGATGCTCCGAGGGGAGCAGGAACGCAACAGCACTTTCTTCAGTGCAGTTGCATCCTTGCTCCTGCATGTGGCCCCTGAATTCGTAcagtaaattttccttttttgcttaaaTCTAGTATATAGTCCATGCTGCTGAGGCTGTGGTGAGATGTCATACATAGTTGGTAGTATTGTAAATTGTTAcgttttctggaaaatatttggcaatacgtattaagaatattaaaaacattcaTATCTGTATATGCACTTGTACCACTTCTAGGAGTGTATCAGGGATTTATCAGATTCATGCActtgaatattcatgtacagtgCAATTTATGAtactgaaaaatcagaaaaaagctAAATGTTCCAATTTGAATATTAGCTAACTGTATCATGATGTGTCTGTATTTTGTAATGTTAtacaattattaaaatgtttagaaaaacatttaatgGAGTAGCAAACTACTGTGCTACGACATTAAGTGAAAAATGTGTATACAAAATACTACGTACTTTATGACTCCAGTATCATgatttatacatgtacatgtgtataATTAGTAAGACAAAAGTAGAACATTGCACCTAAATGttaaaaatggtaatttttgAGCAGAActaaatatgacatttttttaaactgctttccTCTATTTCTTACAATAATCATGTATGTGAATAGAAAAATcctattattaaaaaattctgtgtaaaataatacattattttagTGTTAAAAGGAATGAGTTTTTTCTTTGTTGCATGAAAAACTTTGGAAAATTCAACATGGTGTATTTACTCCGTGTTGTGCAGTGGAATAAAGTgtgttctttatcttttcatgGCAGGATATAAAATCTAAAACCAACAGTGTTAAACTATCAGttgtatcaaaatttaaatagaaatatgtTTGTACGTTTTcacagttgttttaaaaataaatcagcatctatttaaagtaatgaagattaaatacattacagtaacattattttaatgtgAATATAACTTTGccagattttaataaaataacaacagtttagagatacacatatataggtagaatatatactttttaaaatagtaaggcatattttatgatatataatCTTTTTACCACAAAATACATATGCTTCTCAGATACGAAATAAAACTAATATGACTAGGAAGACACTACTACCTGGGACCAGAATAACACCTTTACAAgtagtttaatttttatacatgaCTTTAGTAACATCATTATACAAATAAGCCATTTAGCGGGCATGTTTTGGCAGTGTgaatctataagacactggttGAATTTCACATAAACTTCTGCAACCTGACAACTACTGCTTAGCAAGTCTTTGTATAAAGTGTGCAGTAGCAGGTACAAGTGGGCCCCAGTTGCTAATAGGTAAATAGGCACAAAAGCTTTGCTGCCCTTTGGAAGTTGGGCAGAGCAATCTTGAGCTCTGATCTCCTGTTGCTCCTCTCAAGTTTTAACATATTCTAAGTACCTTTATGTGGAAATCAAAAATAACGGAACAAGAGCAGACTGGGGAGATGGCATTTCTACCAGTAAAATTTTCCAAATCAACACACTCATCCAGTTTCCAACATCATTCTTTGAGTGGACATAGTCTATCTGATGCAAAATGTGGCTTTGCTTTGTTTAGTTGCAAAGGGAGAGGGAAGCTTTTGTTCAGTACACATAATCGACTTTCTTCTTTGATTCTGAGAAGTAGCTTATGCTCATTTGGTAGTGAAGTGTTGTAGAGGAATGTTTCTCTTGCTCCTTCTTCACCAAGATGACTTCACAGACAGGTTTCAAGTGTGTCACTCAACCTCAATACACGGGACAGGCTTCTTGGTAGATAAGCTTCCATTTTCTGAGGGGCGGTAGGAAAGTGTGCTCATTTTTGTGGACAGGGTTGAGTGGGATTTGGCCTTTGGGGGAATGTATTTCAGAAGCtggagaaaatgttttttaaattttttccccagaaagCCATAAAAGAGAGGATTCAGGCAATTGTTAAAATAAGCTAAGCAAATAGTGATGGGCATGGCGGTGTCGACAATATCTGAAATTTTACAGTCATGTATGATGCCCAACTGAATCAGTACATCCAGAAAAGTGAATATTTGGTGGGGaacccaggaaaagaaaaagaaaagcacaattGCCATAATTATCTTGAAAATATCATCTTTTCTTGGTTTGTTCTTCTGAATTTCATAAGCCTTCTTCAGGGTCTTCCAAATAAGAGTATAACTTGTAAGAATgatcagaaaaggaaacaagaaaccCAGTATATTCTTGGTTAGGCCCAGTCCTACGGGGAGGGTTGAATTTTGGGATTCGTAATGGAAAGCACAAACCGTGATATTGATATTCTCGATGAAAAATACATTGCGGTGGATTATAGTTGGCAAACTGGCCAAGGCAGCCAGCAGCCAAATAATGATGCAGGTGACTTTGGCCACAAGCATTGTGCGCCGAAGGCGGGACTTCATTGGGTGCACGATAGCCAGGTAGCGATCAA contains:
- the AGTR1 gene encoding type-1 angiotensin II receptor, which produces MILNSSTEYGIKRIQEDCPKAGRHNYIFVMIPTLYSIIFVVGIFGNSLVVIVIYFYMKLKTVASVFLLNLALADLCFLLTLPLWAVYTAMEYHWPFGNYLCKIASASVSFNLYASVFLLTCLSIDRYLAIVHPMKSRLRRTMLVAKVTCIIIWLLAALASLPTIIHRNVFFIENINITVCAFHYESQNSTLPVGLGLTKNILGFLFPFLIILTSYTLIWKTLKKAYEIQKNKPRKDDIFKIIMAIVLFFFFSWVPHQIFTFLDVLIQLGIIHDCKISDIVDTAMPITICLAYFNNCLNPLFYGFLGKKFKKHFLQLLKYIPPKAKSHSTLSTKMSTLSYRPSENGSLSTKKPVPCIEVE